From one Triticum urartu cultivar G1812 chromosome 3, Tu2.1, whole genome shotgun sequence genomic stretch:
- the LOC125542737 gene encoding protein trichome birefringence-like 14 isoform X1, producing MRLRSINGLRCKQLKLVLLAFFIMFILWKWEEGTYYNTEDIHPDSLVVSHPANSKFVDQRTSSDEDFPSVDSLPQPVVKVGKQVTGAPPPVPLVGVPANVGGEQGASPSKSKECNHRNGRWVPDKRRPLYSGFGCKQWLSESWSCRLTQRTDFDYEQFRWQPEACDMPEFEASQFLMRMQGKTIAYVGDSLGRQMFQSMMCMATAGEERADVEDVGAEYGFVLAPGAKRPDGWAYRFPSTNTTILYHWSSTLCDLEPLNPSDPATSYAMHLDRPPAFVRDNLHRIHVLVLNTGHHWNRGKLRANKWEMYVGGSPNRNKNIAAIWKAKNFTIHSVVKWLDAQLPRHPHLKAFYRSISPRHFFNGDWDTGGRCDSMSPLAKGSGISLNRSEDTDAEGAVMGTRVRLLDVTALSRLRDEGHISRYSIKATQGIQDCLHWCLPGVPDTWNEILAAQLL from the exons ATGAGATTGAGGAGCATAAATGGACTGCGGTGCAAGCAGCTTAAGCTCGTCCTTCTTGCTTTCTTCATAATGTTTATTCTCTGGAAATGGGAGGAAGGAACATACTACAATACTGAAGATATCCACCCAGATTCATTGGTTGTGTCTCATCCAG CTAACTCAAAGTTTGTAGATCAGCGTACATCTTCAGATGAAGACTTCCCAAGTGTAGATTCATTGCCACAGCCAGTAGTTAAAGTAGGAAAGCAAGTTACCGGCGCACCACCACCAGTGCCACTTGTCGGTGTTCCTGCTAATGTGGGAGGTGAACAGGGGGCATCACCTTCTAAGTCGAAAG AATGTAACCACAGAAATGGAAGATGGGTTCCTGACAAGCGCAGACCACTCTACTCTGGTTTTGGCTGTAAACAGTGGCTTTCTGAGAGCTGGTCCTGCAGATTGACTCAGCGCACTGATTTTGATTACGAACAATTTAGATGGCAACCTGAAGCTTGTGATATGCCAGAGTTTGAGGCCTCTCAGTTCTTGATGAG AATGCAGGGCAAAACCATTGCTTATGTGGGCGATTCTTTAGGGAGGCAGATGTTTCAGTCCATGATGTGTATGGCTACTGCCGGAGAAGAGCGGGCAGACGTGGAAGATGTCGGTGCGGAGTACGGGTTTGTCTTAGCACCAGGCGCAAAAAGACCAGATGGCTGGGCTTACCGGTTCCCGAGCACCAACACGACCATTCTATACCATTGGTCGTCGACGCTATGTGATCTGGAGCCTCTGAATCCATCAGATCCAGCCACCAGCTACGCCATGCACCTCGACCGCCCACCTGCTTTTGTGCGGGACAACCTCCACAGGATCCACGTTCTGGTCCTCAACACCGGCCACCACTGGAACCGGGGCAAGCTAAGGGCAAACAAGTGGGAGATGTACGTCGGCGGATCCCCGAACCGCAACAAGAACATCGCCGCCATCTGGAAGGCCAAGAACTTCACCATCCACAGTGTCGTCAAGTGGCTGGACGCGCAGCTCCCCCGCCACCCCCACCTGAAGGCCTTCTACCGATCCATCTCGCCCCGGCATTTCTTCAACGGGGACTGGGACACCGGCGGCCGCTGCGACAGCATGAGCCCTCTGGCCAAGGGCAGCGGCATCTCCCTGAACCGCTCTGAGGACACCGATGCCGAGGGCGCGGTGATGGGAACCAGGGTCAGGCTGCTGGATGTCACTGCTCTGTCGCGCCTGAGGGACGAAGGGCACATTTCGCGGTACAGCATCAAGGCCACACAGGGGATCCAGGACTGCCTGCACTGGTGCCTCCCCGGTGTGCCGGACACGTGGAACGAGATCCTCGCGGCGCAGTTGTTATAG
- the LOC125542736 gene encoding translocon-associated protein subunit beta: protein MATTRSLLLCAAVLLAALSCTFAADAPFLVAHKKVALSRPKPGVERLAVSLDLYNQGSATAYDVAINDDSWPKEAFELVSGEVSKTLERLEPGATASHAFVLESKTQGRFQASPAVIKYRVATKAALQEAYSTPILPLDILAERPPVKKFEWAKKLVAKYGALVSVVSFVLGFIYLVASPSKSAGSKSGKKRR, encoded by the exons ATGGCGACGACCCGCTCGCTCCTCCTCTGCGCCGCCGTCCTCCTCGCCGCCCTCTCCTGCACCTTCGCCGCCGACGCGCCCTTCCTCGTCGCGCACAAGAAGGTGGCCCTCTCCCGCCCCAAGCCCGGCGTCGAGCGCCTCGCCGTCTCCCTCGACCTCTACAACCAGGGATCCGC aactGCATATGATGTGGCCATTAATGATGACTCGTGGCCAAAGGAAGCATTTGAACTTGTCTCTGGAGAGGTCTCAAAGACTTTGGAAAGGCTTGAACC TGGTGCCACTGCTTCGCACGCGTTTGTATTGGAGAGCAAAACACAGGGCAGGTTCCAAGCTTCACCTGCTGTTATCAAGTACCGTGTTGCCACAAAGGCTGCACTTCAG GAGGCCTACTCAACTCCCATCCTCCCCCTGGACATTCTTGCTGAAAGACCTCCAGTGAAGAAGTTTGAATGG GCTAAG AAACTTGTTGCGAAGTATGGAGCACTGGTGTCCGTTGTTTCCTTCGTTCTGGGGTTCATCTACCTGGTCGCGAGCCCATCGAAATCTGCCGGCTCAAAGTCTGGCAAGAAGAGGCGCTGA
- the LOC125542737 gene encoding protein trichome birefringence-like 14 isoform X2 → MRLRSINGLRCKQLKLVLLAFFIMFILWKWEEGTYYNTEDIHPDSLVVSHPDQRTSSDEDFPSVDSLPQPVVKVGKQVTGAPPPVPLVGVPANVGGEQGASPSKSKECNHRNGRWVPDKRRPLYSGFGCKQWLSESWSCRLTQRTDFDYEQFRWQPEACDMPEFEASQFLMRMQGKTIAYVGDSLGRQMFQSMMCMATAGEERADVEDVGAEYGFVLAPGAKRPDGWAYRFPSTNTTILYHWSSTLCDLEPLNPSDPATSYAMHLDRPPAFVRDNLHRIHVLVLNTGHHWNRGKLRANKWEMYVGGSPNRNKNIAAIWKAKNFTIHSVVKWLDAQLPRHPHLKAFYRSISPRHFFNGDWDTGGRCDSMSPLAKGSGISLNRSEDTDAEGAVMGTRVRLLDVTALSRLRDEGHISRYSIKATQGIQDCLHWCLPGVPDTWNEILAAQLL, encoded by the exons ATGAGATTGAGGAGCATAAATGGACTGCGGTGCAAGCAGCTTAAGCTCGTCCTTCTTGCTTTCTTCATAATGTTTATTCTCTGGAAATGGGAGGAAGGAACATACTACAATACTGAAGATATCCACCCAGATTCATTGGTTGTGTCTCATCCAG ATCAGCGTACATCTTCAGATGAAGACTTCCCAAGTGTAGATTCATTGCCACAGCCAGTAGTTAAAGTAGGAAAGCAAGTTACCGGCGCACCACCACCAGTGCCACTTGTCGGTGTTCCTGCTAATGTGGGAGGTGAACAGGGGGCATCACCTTCTAAGTCGAAAG AATGTAACCACAGAAATGGAAGATGGGTTCCTGACAAGCGCAGACCACTCTACTCTGGTTTTGGCTGTAAACAGTGGCTTTCTGAGAGCTGGTCCTGCAGATTGACTCAGCGCACTGATTTTGATTACGAACAATTTAGATGGCAACCTGAAGCTTGTGATATGCCAGAGTTTGAGGCCTCTCAGTTCTTGATGAG AATGCAGGGCAAAACCATTGCTTATGTGGGCGATTCTTTAGGGAGGCAGATGTTTCAGTCCATGATGTGTATGGCTACTGCCGGAGAAGAGCGGGCAGACGTGGAAGATGTCGGTGCGGAGTACGGGTTTGTCTTAGCACCAGGCGCAAAAAGACCAGATGGCTGGGCTTACCGGTTCCCGAGCACCAACACGACCATTCTATACCATTGGTCGTCGACGCTATGTGATCTGGAGCCTCTGAATCCATCAGATCCAGCCACCAGCTACGCCATGCACCTCGACCGCCCACCTGCTTTTGTGCGGGACAACCTCCACAGGATCCACGTTCTGGTCCTCAACACCGGCCACCACTGGAACCGGGGCAAGCTAAGGGCAAACAAGTGGGAGATGTACGTCGGCGGATCCCCGAACCGCAACAAGAACATCGCCGCCATCTGGAAGGCCAAGAACTTCACCATCCACAGTGTCGTCAAGTGGCTGGACGCGCAGCTCCCCCGCCACCCCCACCTGAAGGCCTTCTACCGATCCATCTCGCCCCGGCATTTCTTCAACGGGGACTGGGACACCGGCGGCCGCTGCGACAGCATGAGCCCTCTGGCCAAGGGCAGCGGCATCTCCCTGAACCGCTCTGAGGACACCGATGCCGAGGGCGCGGTGATGGGAACCAGGGTCAGGCTGCTGGATGTCACTGCTCTGTCGCGCCTGAGGGACGAAGGGCACATTTCGCGGTACAGCATCAAGGCCACACAGGGGATCCAGGACTGCCTGCACTGGTGCCTCCCCGGTGTGCCGGACACGTGGAACGAGATCCTCGCGGCGCAGTTGTTATAG
- the LOC125542738 gene encoding cysteine-rich receptor-like protein kinase 27 isoform X1 — MARQCLFLLLVAVTVMAFGVAGASKDVTGGYLLYDCDPDPRRPAKGTAFGARLRPLLAALPSAAAPTGFAFLHSGRAGRSNGTAFARALCFGESPARGDCRECLATAVERIGFCDGSRRAAFWNDGCFLAYSDTNASVSAPADERRWMSFLTHDPVVYPRFYDAETLVGLARSLLPRAAANGSGVPGRMLAAASAALRANGTVRAVAQCAPWNVTAAECALCLAKSVRDVPGPGGLFGVFEGVRSGVASVHRYDCNLRFEISAPVRPVGKGARIRKKIRDNLLVVIVGAVVIVVAVVAGAAFLLVRRKKKMRKGAQAGVSPPTPS; from the exons ATGGCGCGCCAatgcctcttcctcctcctcgtcgccgtgACTGTGATGGCGTTCGGGGTGGCCGGCGCCTCCAAGGACGTCACGGGGGGCTACCTCCTGTACGACTGCGACCCGGATCCACGGCGGCCCGCCAAAGGCACCGCGTTCGGCGCCAGACTGAGGCCGCTCCTCGCCGCCCTCCCGTCAGCCGCTGCGCCGACGGGCTTCGCCTTCCTCCATTCCGGCAGGGCCGGCCGGAGCAACGGCACGGCGTTCGCCCGAGCCCTCTGCTTCGGCGAGTCCCCCGCACGGGGGGACTGCCGCGAGTGCCTGGCCACCGCGGTCGAGAGGATCGGCTTCTGCGACGGCAGCCGGCGCGCGGCCTTCTGGAACGACGGCTGCTTCCTGGCCTACTCCGACACCAACGCCTCCGTCTCCGCGCCCGCCGACGAGCGGCGCTGGATGAGCTTCCTGACCCACGACCCCGTCGTCTACCCCAGGTTCTATGACGCGGAGACGCTGGTGGGCCTGGCGCGGTCCCTGCTGCCCcgcgcggcggcgaacggctcGGGGGTGCCGGGGCGCATGCTGGCCGCGGCGAGCGCCGCCCTCCGGGCGAACGGCACCGTCCGCGCGGTGGCGCAGTGCGCCCCGTGGAACGTCACGGCGGCGGAGTGCGCCCTGTGCCTGGCGAAGTCGGTGCGGGACGTGCCCGGCCCCGGCGGCCTGTTCGGCGTGTTCGAGGGCGTCCGGTCTGGCGTGGCCTCGGTGCACCGGTACGACTGCAACCTGCGGTTCGAGATATCCGCTCCGGTGAGGCCCGTGGGGAAAGGAGCGAGGATCC GGAAGAAGATTCGAGATAACCTTCTTGTCGTCATAGTTGGTGCCGTCGTGATCGTGGTCGCCGTCGTCGCCGGAGCAGCTTTTCTCCTTGTGAGGCGAAAGAAGAAGATGAGGAAGGGGGCACAAGCTGGCGTGTCTCCTCCAACACCTAGCTAG
- the LOC125542738 gene encoding uncharacterized protein LOC125542738 isoform X2 has product MARQCLFLLLVAVTVMAFGVAGASKDVTGGYLLYDCDPDPRRPAKGTAFGARLRPLLAALPSAAAPTGFAFLHSGRAGRSNGTAFARALCFGESPARGDCRECLATAVERIGFCDGSRRAAFWNDGCFLAYSDTNASVSAPADERRWMSFLTHDPVVYPRFYDAETLVGLARSLLPRAAANGSGVPGRMLAAASAALRANGTVRAVAQCAPWNVTAAECALCLAKSVRDVPGPGGLFGVFEGVRSGVASVHRYDCNLRFEISAPGRRFEITFLSS; this is encoded by the exons ATGGCGCGCCAatgcctcttcctcctcctcgtcgccgtgACTGTGATGGCGTTCGGGGTGGCCGGCGCCTCCAAGGACGTCACGGGGGGCTACCTCCTGTACGACTGCGACCCGGATCCACGGCGGCCCGCCAAAGGCACCGCGTTCGGCGCCAGACTGAGGCCGCTCCTCGCCGCCCTCCCGTCAGCCGCTGCGCCGACGGGCTTCGCCTTCCTCCATTCCGGCAGGGCCGGCCGGAGCAACGGCACGGCGTTCGCCCGAGCCCTCTGCTTCGGCGAGTCCCCCGCACGGGGGGACTGCCGCGAGTGCCTGGCCACCGCGGTCGAGAGGATCGGCTTCTGCGACGGCAGCCGGCGCGCGGCCTTCTGGAACGACGGCTGCTTCCTGGCCTACTCCGACACCAACGCCTCCGTCTCCGCGCCCGCCGACGAGCGGCGCTGGATGAGCTTCCTGACCCACGACCCCGTCGTCTACCCCAGGTTCTATGACGCGGAGACGCTGGTGGGCCTGGCGCGGTCCCTGCTGCCCcgcgcggcggcgaacggctcGGGGGTGCCGGGGCGCATGCTGGCCGCGGCGAGCGCCGCCCTCCGGGCGAACGGCACCGTCCGCGCGGTGGCGCAGTGCGCCCCGTGGAACGTCACGGCGGCGGAGTGCGCCCTGTGCCTGGCGAAGTCGGTGCGGGACGTGCCCGGCCCCGGCGGCCTGTTCGGCGTGTTCGAGGGCGTCCGGTCTGGCGTGGCCTCGGTGCACCGGTACGACTGCAACCTGCGGTTCGAGATATCCGCTCCG GGAAGAAGATTCGAGATAACCTTCTTGTCGTCATAG